The Deinococcus malanensis DNA window TCGACCTCTGCCCAGCTGACCCAGCCGTATTTCAGCGGGTAGGTGAATTCGTCAAGCACAATCAGGTCGTACTCGCTGCTCTCGATGGCTTCCCTGGCCAGCGTCCAGCCGTGCGCAGCCATGTCGGCCGAGTTCTCCAGATTGCGCGAACGCCAGGTAAACCCGTCGCCCAGACCCTCGTACGGGAGGCCCAGCGCGTCCAGCGTGCGGTGCTCGCCGAACTTCGCGTTCTCGTGTTTCAGAAACTGGAACATGCGGGTCTTCAGGCCGCGGCCGTGCGCGCGCATCATCAGGCCCAGGGCGGCGGTGGTCTTGCCCTTGCCCTTGCCGGTATTCACGATGACCAGCCCCCGGCGGCCCTTGCTGATGCCCTCGGCCTTCTGGTGGGTGTCACGTGCCTCGGCCAGTTCCTTCATGGCCTGCTCGCGCCGTACCCGGGTGGCCTCGTCAGGCCCGCTCACTTCAGGGCCTCAGGGTGCAGCATGCGGATCAATGTGCGCAGGGCCACGGCCAGACGCGGTCCGGGGCGACTCAGGGCGTCACGTTCCTCATCGGTGGGCTTGTACACCTTGAGGGCCTTCACAGCCTGAAGGCCGCCCCAGCCGGGGCGCTTGCGGGCGTCATCCAGGTTCAGCCCCACCATCACCTGCGGGTCGGCTTTGACGATCAGTTCTGGGTCAACCTTGGGAAAGTCGCCCAGGCGCGCCGGGATGATAGTCTGGCCACCGGCTTTCTGCAGCAGCACCCCAATGAACGAGTTCGGGCCGACGCTGTAGGGGCTGGGGTCCACCTCGTAATAGGTGCTGACTTTGGGCCGCTTCTGCACGCTGCGCTGCAAGACGTTCAGATCGGTGCGCATGGACGTGATCAGGCGGGTAGCTCCTGCCTCCCGGTTGGTCAGCCGGCCCAGCACTCCAATCTTCTCGAAGACCTCGTTGTAGGTCTGCGCCGTGCCGCCGTACACGGTGAGGCCGGCAGCGGCCAGTTTCTCGGTCAGGCGGGAATCGGTGGACTCGTTGGCCAGCACCAGATCCGGCTTGAGGGCCACGATGGCCTCGATGTTGGGTGAGAAGCCGCTGCCCACTTTCGGCAGCCTGTCCACCACGTTCTTCGGATAGTTGCTGAAGCGGTCCACGGCGACCAGCTTGTCACCGGCGCCTATGGCCACCAGCGTTTCGGTGTGCGACGGCAGCATGGCCACGATGCGCCGGGGTTCTTTGGGCAGGGTTACGCTGCGGCCCAGGTCATCGGTCACCGTCAGGGGATAGCGGGTGGCCGAGGCCAGGCTGGACAGTACCAGGACACTGAGGACAAGGGCAGAACGGGGGAAATGCATGACAGGTCAACTCCGGCGTGCACGGCGGAAAAAGACCGGAGGGGGCGCACAGCAAAAACCCACTCCAGCCAGGGCCAGAGCAGGTGCGGGGAAGCAACCTCAATATGCGGCCCTCTGACGACGAGAGGTGTCCTTCAGGCCTGTTTTGGCCTTCAGCGACGTCCCCGGGTGGTATTCGGGCTCGCAGGTCAGGGCCTGCATACCGTTGCGCGACAGCGCCGGAATCTCACCGGACTTCCCCAGACGCACCGTGATGTGGTCGCGTCCCTGCTCGTGTGGCAGGCTCCCAGGTCCCGGCATGCTAGCAGAGCCGGCCGTGCTTCATCCTGAAAGGTCGGGGACCGCGCGCAGGCCGGTATCTTCATGTGCACTTGAAAGGTCAGCCAGGAGCGCGGAGATGGTCTTGAAACTAGCTGCCAAGCATGGCAAGGTCTCTGCGATCAATCACGCGTGTCTCGCCTTCTGGTGCCTGATGCTCGCAACGAGAGCACGTGCGTGGGTCGATAGCGTAGCTCACGGCGCCACGATTCCTGGCCGCCTTTTGGACCTGCATGACCGGCGGCAGTGTCTCAGCGATGTAGGCGTCTACCAGCCGGATCAGGCCCCAGGTGCCAGTAACTTCGAGGGAGAACCCAGGCTGCGGTCGTCCCCGGCGGTGCGGGCGTAGGCCAGCGCCTCGACCCAGCTTAGCGGGACCAGGGTGCCGTTCCGGCACAGAAGGGGCTGGGTCGGACATTCAGGAGGGCGCAGGTGACTCAGCGCGGCCAGGGCCTTCTTACAGAGGGCGCCGCGTACCACCGGGCAGTCCCTGGGGGCGTGATCTTCTCTGGCCGGTTCCGTTCCAGGTGCAGTTCGAAGTTGCACTGCCCGGCGCAGTACGGGCAGGTGGTGCGGAAGAGGGACAGCGAAGAGAGCGGCGTAACCTTGCCGCACATGCCGAACAATACAAACCAAAAAGTCATGGTGTTTGCACTTTGT harbors:
- a CDS encoding ABC transporter substrate-binding protein, which codes for MHFPRSALVLSVLVLSSLASATRYPLTVTDDLGRSVTLPKEPRRIVAMLPSHTETLVAIGAGDKLVAVDRFSNYPKNVVDRLPKVGSGFSPNIEAIVALKPDLVLANESTDSRLTEKLAAAGLTVYGGTAQTYNEVFEKIGVLGRLTNREAGATRLITSMRTDLNVLQRSVQKRPKVSTYYEVDPSPYSVGPNSFIGVLLQKAGGQTIIPARLGDFPKVDPELIVKADPQVMVGLNLDDARKRPGWGGLQAVKALKVYKPTDEERDALSRPGPRLAVALRTLIRMLHPEALK
- the cobO gene encoding cob(I)yrinic acid a,c-diamide adenosyltransferase, which translates into the protein MSGPDEATRVRREQAMKELAEARDTHQKAEGISKGRRGLVIVNTGKGKGKTTAALGLMMRAHGRGLKTRMFQFLKHENAKFGEHRTLDALGLPYEGLGDGFTWRSRNLENSADMAAHGWTLAREAIESSEYDLIVLDEFTYPLKYGWVSWAEVEQTLRARDPKLHVVITGRDALPELVELADTVSEINPVKHAYASGIGAQTGIEY